Proteins encoded together in one Pseudomonas sp. Seg1 window:
- a CDS encoding energy transducer TonB codes for MGNVQTAASAQELLWRQTPSGELVDLGRPHRVPLGQLRLQRAPKGILSRRETILLGVLALVVHGVVIYWISQKPTPVLPIVPPEIPPMTIEFSRPAPPAPPVVEPPPPAPVVEPPPPVEDELAVKPPPPKPIPKPKPKPVAKPVPKPAPKAVEQPPAPPQPAAPAAAPAPPAPPAPAPVTPASANAAYLKNPAPEYPSLAQRRGWEGTVLLRVHVLASGKPGEIQIQKSSGRQQLDDAALNAVKRWSFVPAKQGDVAQDGWVSVPIDFKIH; via the coding sequence ATGGGCAATGTCCAGACCGCCGCCAGCGCACAGGAATTGCTGTGGCGTCAGACGCCGAGTGGCGAATTGGTCGATCTCGGCCGACCGCATCGCGTGCCGTTGGGGCAGTTGCGTTTGCAGCGCGCGCCTAAAGGCATTCTGAGTCGCCGCGAGACGATTCTGCTCGGTGTGCTGGCGTTGGTGGTGCATGGCGTGGTGATCTACTGGATCAGCCAGAAGCCGACGCCGGTGTTGCCGATTGTGCCGCCGGAAATTCCACCGATGACCATCGAGTTTTCGCGCCCGGCACCACCCGCGCCACCGGTTGTCGAGCCACCACCGCCTGCGCCTGTGGTCGAGCCACCGCCGCCGGTAGAAGACGAACTGGCGGTAAAGCCACCACCGCCCAAACCTATTCCGAAACCCAAGCCGAAACCTGTGGCTAAACCGGTTCCGAAACCGGCGCCAAAAGCTGTTGAGCAACCACCGGCACCGCCCCAACCGGCAGCACCGGCCGCCGCCCCAGCTCCACCTGCACCACCCGCGCCGGCACCGGTGACACCGGCGTCAGCCAACGCCGCCTACCTGAAAAACCCCGCGCCGGAATATCCCTCGCTGGCTCAGCGTCGCGGCTGGGAAGGCACGGTGTTGTTGCGCGTGCATGTGCTGGCCAGCGGCAAACCGGGCGAGATTCAGATTCAGAAAAGCAGTGGCCGGCAACAACTCGACGACGCGGCGCTGAACGCCGTGAAGCGTTGGAGTTTTGTCCCGGCCAAGCAGGGTGATGTCGCCCAGGACGGCTGGGTCAGCGTGCCCATCGATTTCAAGATTCATTAA
- a CDS encoding MotA/TolQ/ExbB proton channel family protein — translation MTLLASPLESIESAVIWLLVVFSVATWGLALLKAVQFGRLRAQDRRFHKRFWAASSLDSAAELSETQPGAAARVAQAGYAAIQVGEAPQTNDLSQAINHQDRLERALRQQIVRERRSLETGLAVVASIGSTSPFIGLFGTVWGIMEALKGISAAGSASLETVAGPIGAALVATGVGIAVAVPAVLVYNYFLRRLKLTAADLDDFAHDFYSLAQKSAFRVLIHPTAHKVAAQGNAAKVKEAS, via the coding sequence ATGACGTTACTGGCATCTCCACTGGAATCCATCGAAAGCGCGGTGATCTGGCTGCTGGTGGTTTTTTCCGTCGCCACTTGGGGTCTGGCACTGCTCAAGGCTGTGCAGTTCGGCCGTCTGAGAGCACAGGATCGGCGCTTTCATAAACGCTTTTGGGCGGCGTCGAGTCTGGATTCCGCCGCCGAGTTGAGCGAAACCCAACCCGGCGCAGCAGCGCGGGTGGCACAGGCCGGTTACGCGGCGATTCAGGTCGGTGAGGCGCCGCAGACGAATGATTTGAGCCAGGCGATCAACCATCAGGATCGACTGGAACGTGCCTTGCGTCAGCAGATTGTCCGCGAACGGCGTTCGCTGGAGACCGGTCTGGCGGTGGTTGCGAGTATCGGTAGTACGTCGCCGTTCATTGGTCTGTTCGGCACGGTGTGGGGAATCATGGAAGCGTTGAAAGGCATCAGCGCGGCAGGCTCGGCGAGCCTGGAAACGGTGGCGGGTCCGATCGGTGCGGCACTGGTCGCGACCGGCGTGGGTATCGCCGTCGCGGTACCGGCAGTGCTGGTTTACAACTACTTTCTGCGGCGTTTGAAACTGACCGCCGCCGATCTGGATGACTTCGCCCACGACTTCTACAGCCTGGCGCAGAAGAGTGCGTTCCGCGTGCTGATCCACCCGACGGCGCACAAGGTTGCAGCGCAGGGCAACGCGGCAAAAGTGAAGGAGGCGTCCTGA
- a CDS encoding biopolymer transporter ExbD, which produces MAFSTQDSDEVLSEINVTPLVDVMLVLLVVFIVTAPLLTNAIPINLPKTEAVAPVEQKDPLVVSIDGAGKLFINKDEIQPDLLEFNLKSAKAKDPEVRVQLQADDGVNYGEVARAMASIERAGITKLSVITAR; this is translated from the coding sequence ATGGCCTTCTCCACGCAAGACAGTGATGAGGTGCTCAGCGAGATCAACGTGACGCCGCTGGTGGACGTGATGCTGGTGCTGCTGGTGGTGTTTATCGTCACCGCGCCGCTGCTGACCAACGCGATACCGATCAACCTGCCGAAGACCGAAGCGGTAGCGCCGGTCGAGCAAAAAGACCCGCTGGTGGTGAGTATCGATGGCGCCGGCAAGCTGTTTATAAACAAGGATGAGATTCAGCCGGACTTGCTCGAATTCAACCTCAAGTCGGCCAAGGCCAAGGACCCGGAAGTGCGCGTGCAATTGCAGGCGGATGACGGGGTGAACTACGGGGAAGTGGCGCGGGCCATGGCCTCGATCGAGCGGGCGGGGATTACCAAGTTGTCGGTGATCACTGCGCGTTAA
- a CDS encoding alpha/beta hydrolase: MRNESIRYLIVPGWQGSPEDHWQSHWQNSLPNSARVEQADWLTPRREDWVAALAEAIAADSTPVILIAHSLGCVTVAHWAATAPLQYLRQVRGALLVAPADVERPTCAPALRNFAPIPTDLLPFPSQVVSSDNDAAVSAPRALELARNWGAEAGILAGAGHINVKSGHQRWEQGFAYLYRLQNRMEDHARRRA; the protein is encoded by the coding sequence ATGCGCAACGAATCAATTCGCTACCTGATTGTGCCGGGCTGGCAAGGATCGCCAGAAGATCATTGGCAAAGCCACTGGCAGAACAGCCTGCCGAACAGCGCGCGGGTGGAACAGGCCGACTGGCTGACACCTCGCCGTGAAGACTGGGTCGCCGCGCTGGCGGAGGCGATTGCCGCCGACAGCACGCCGGTCATCCTCATCGCACACAGCCTTGGCTGCGTCACCGTTGCCCATTGGGCGGCGACTGCGCCGTTGCAATACCTGCGTCAGGTACGCGGTGCCTTGCTGGTCGCGCCAGCGGATGTCGAGCGCCCGACGTGCGCGCCGGCACTGCGCAATTTCGCACCGATTCCGACCGATCTGCTGCCATTCCCGAGCCAGGTGGTCAGCTCCGACAACGACGCCGCCGTCAGTGCCCCGCGTGCTTTGGAACTGGCGCGCAACTGGGGCGCAGAGGCCGGAATTCTGGCCGGCGCCGGACACATCAATGTGAAGTCCGGGCATCAGCGCTGGGAGCAGGGTTTTGCTTATCTCTATCGCCTGCAAAACCGTATGGAAGACCACGCACGCCGTCGCGCCTGA
- a CDS encoding sigma-54 dependent transcriptional regulator: MSFDTFGQPLLTFPDAEKSPLSIRAKALVFVDPRSRQLREELEQLAPRSVSVLIRGETGTGKELLARHIHRASDRSGLFVSVNCGAISPTYADAELFGYAAGSYTGSASSRAGWFGSANGGTLYLDEIGDLPLPIQIKLLAALENHEVTRVGAHQPSPVDVRLVAATSIDLAQAVDAGKFHERLYHYLSEGQLELPALRARIGDILSLAEYFLGIYSQRLDLPVPLISEAAQHALERHSWPGNTRELENVIHFALLVSTGDEILPEHLNLPDASGPQVQIERLVRQTNIGGSVDERKALKELLINLSQTL; this comes from the coding sequence ATGAGTTTCGATACTTTCGGTCAGCCGTTGCTGACCTTTCCCGATGCGGAAAAAAGCCCCCTGAGCATTCGCGCCAAAGCGCTGGTGTTCGTTGACCCGCGCTCGCGTCAGTTGCGTGAAGAACTTGAGCAATTGGCGCCGCGCTCGGTCTCGGTACTGATCCGTGGCGAGACGGGGACCGGTAAAGAACTGCTCGCCCGCCACATCCATCGCGCCAGTGATCGCAGTGGCCTGTTCGTTTCGGTCAATTGCGGTGCGATCAGCCCGACCTACGCCGACGCCGAACTGTTTGGCTACGCCGCCGGCAGCTACACCGGCTCGGCCAGCAGCCGTGCGGGCTGGTTCGGCTCGGCCAATGGCGGGACGTTATACCTCGATGAAATCGGCGACCTGCCGCTGCCGATCCAGATCAAATTGCTCGCCGCCCTGGAAAACCACGAAGTCACCCGCGTTGGTGCGCATCAGCCGAGCCCGGTGGATGTACGGCTCGTCGCGGCGACCAGCATCGATCTGGCGCAAGCGGTGGACGCCGGGAAATTCCACGAGCGGCTCTATCACTACCTCAGCGAAGGCCAATTGGAACTGCCGGCCCTGCGTGCGCGAATCGGTGACATTCTTTCGCTGGCCGAATATTTCCTCGGCATTTACAGCCAGCGCCTGGATCTGCCGGTGCCGCTCATCAGCGAAGCGGCGCAACACGCGCTGGAGCGACACAGTTGGCCAGGCAACACCCGCGAGCTGGAAAACGTCATTCACTTTGCTTTGCTGGTGAGTACCGGTGACGAGATTCTGCCGGAACATCTGAACCTTCCCGATGCGTCTGGGCCGCAGGTTCAGATCGAAAGACTGGTCAGGCAAACCAACATCGGCGGTAGCGTCGATGAGCGTAAGGCGTTGAAAGAGCTGCTGATTAACCTGAGCCAGACGCTTTGA
- a CDS encoding MetQ/NlpA family ABC transporter substrate-binding protein, which produces MKKVLLFTALAAALTASLAQAGEKLVVAATPVPHAEILELIKPTLAKEGVDLEIKVFTDYVQPNVQVGEKRLDANYFQTKPYLDSFNAGKYKDDKSKYLVTVQGVHVEPFGGYSSKYKKLADLPDGATIAIPNEGSNSGRALILLQKAGLIELKDPKNALATPKDIAKNPHNFKFKELESALLPRVLKEVDLDMINTNYALEAKLNPTKDALVIEGADSPYVNFLVAREDNKNSDAIKKLAAALTSPEVKAFIEKKYNGAVLPAF; this is translated from the coding sequence ATGAAAAAGGTTCTGTTGTTTACTGCACTGGCGGCTGCTCTGACGGCTTCCCTGGCTCAGGCCGGTGAGAAACTGGTCGTTGCTGCGACCCCGGTCCCGCACGCTGAAATTCTAGAGTTGATCAAACCGACCCTGGCCAAAGAAGGCGTGGATCTGGAAATCAAAGTCTTCACCGACTACGTTCAGCCGAACGTACAAGTTGGCGAGAAGCGTCTGGATGCCAACTACTTCCAGACCAAGCCTTACCTGGACAGCTTCAACGCCGGTAAGTACAAGGACGACAAGTCCAAGTACCTGGTAACCGTGCAAGGCGTGCACGTTGAACCGTTCGGCGGCTACTCGAGCAAGTACAAAAAACTGGCTGATCTGCCGGACGGTGCAACCATCGCCATCCCGAACGAAGGCAGCAACAGCGGTCGTGCTCTGATCCTGCTGCAGAAGGCTGGCCTGATCGAACTGAAAGATCCGAAAAACGCTCTGGCAACGCCGAAAGACATCGCCAAGAACCCGCACAACTTCAAGTTCAAGGAACTGGAATCGGCCCTGCTGCCACGCGTTCTGAAGGAAGTTGATCTGGACATGATCAACACCAACTACGCGCTGGAAGCCAAGTTGAATCCGACCAAGGATGCGCTGGTGATCGAAGGTGCAGATTCGCCTTACGTGAACTTCCTGGTGGCCCGTGAGGACAACAAGAACAGCGACGCGATCAAGAAGCTCGCCGCTGCCCTGACCAGCCCTGAAGTCAAAGCGTTCATCGAGAAGAAGTACAACGGCGCGGTACTGCCGGCGTTCTGA
- a CDS encoding amino acid ABC transporter permease — protein MTFDYAFILSTLPAFLKAVGVTLQVGFIAIGTSLLVALLNATILVFRTPYLQRAVGLYVELARNTPLLIQLFFVYFALPAVGIQVSGFTAAIITMTFLGGAYLTEVLRAGVDAVPQAQLESGRSIGLSHGQLLRYVILPQAGILSLPSLFANFIFLLKETTVVSAVAVPEILYTTKSYIALYYKTYEMLAVLTLICVLLFLPLSLLLSRLERRLQHGQFGS, from the coding sequence ATGACTTTCGATTACGCTTTTATCCTCAGCACCCTGCCGGCGTTTCTAAAAGCCGTGGGCGTGACGTTGCAGGTTGGTTTTATCGCCATCGGCACGTCGTTGCTGGTGGCGCTGCTCAACGCGACGATTCTGGTGTTTCGCACGCCTTACTTGCAGCGCGCTGTCGGCCTGTATGTGGAGCTGGCGCGCAACACACCGCTGCTGATCCAATTGTTCTTCGTCTACTTCGCCTTGCCGGCAGTGGGGATTCAGGTCTCTGGCTTCACCGCCGCGATCATCACCATGACTTTCCTCGGCGGCGCTTACCTCACTGAAGTGCTGCGTGCGGGCGTCGATGCGGTGCCGCAGGCACAGTTGGAATCAGGTCGTTCCATCGGCCTGTCGCACGGTCAGTTGCTGCGCTACGTGATCCTGCCGCAAGCGGGGATTCTCAGCCTGCCGTCACTGTTCGCCAATTTCATTTTCCTGCTCAAGGAAACCACCGTGGTCTCGGCGGTGGCGGTGCCGGAAATCCTCTACACCACCAAAAGCTACATCGCGCTCTATTACAAAACCTACGAAATGCTCGCCGTACTGACGCTGATCTGCGTGTTGCTGTTCTTGCCGCTGTCACTGTTGCTCAGCCGTCTGGAAAGGAGGCTCCAGCATGGCCAGTTCGGGTCTTGA
- a CDS encoding amino acid ABC transporter permease has translation MASSGLELLWVSLPQLAKGAGQTLSISFLSIAISTVGGVLYGVLRTLNVTWLNAILRVYLELFRAIPVLVWLYLLFFGLPIFFGLSLPSFWCAVLVLSLWGASEVGEVARGALHSLPRGQREAGLSIGLNAPQLFGYVLLPQALKRMTPPTINVYTRIIKTSSLAVLIGVVDVIKVGQQIIERTYESVLIYGALFLFFFFICYPLSAASRVLERRWTQA, from the coding sequence ATGGCCAGTTCGGGTCTTGAATTGCTTTGGGTGTCGTTGCCGCAACTGGCGAAAGGCGCCGGGCAAACCCTTTCGATTTCGTTTCTGAGCATCGCCATCAGCACTGTCGGCGGTGTGCTCTACGGTGTGCTGCGCACGCTCAACGTGACGTGGCTGAATGCGATCCTGCGGGTCTATCTGGAGCTGTTCCGGGCGATCCCGGTGCTGGTCTGGTTGTACCTGCTGTTCTTCGGCCTGCCGATTTTCTTTGGTCTGAGCCTGCCGAGTTTCTGGTGCGCGGTGCTGGTGCTGTCGTTGTGGGGCGCCAGCGAGGTCGGTGAAGTGGCGCGTGGTGCGTTGCATTCGTTGCCACGCGGGCAGCGTGAAGCGGGACTGTCGATTGGTCTGAACGCACCGCAACTGTTCGGCTACGTGCTGCTGCCGCAAGCGCTGAAGCGCATGACGCCACCGACCATCAACGTCTACACGCGAATCATCAAGACCAGTTCACTGGCGGTGCTGATCGGCGTGGTCGATGTGATCAAGGTCGGTCAGCAGATCATTGAGCGCACCTACGAATCAGTGCTGATTTACGGCGCGCTGTTCCTGTTTTTCTTCTTTATCTGCTACCCGCTCTCGGCCGCCTCGCGCGTGCTGGAGCGGCGCTGGACGCAAGCATGA
- a CDS encoding amino acid ABC transporter ATP-binding protein has product MSALIEFHGFNKFYGEQQVLNGIDLQVKSGEVIVILGPSGCGKSTLLRCLNGLEVAHSGSLKFAGRELLDTATDWREVRQQIGMVFQSYHLFPHMSVLDNLLLGPLKVQKRQRREAQQQAEALLERVGLADKRDAYPRQLSGGQQQRIAIVRSLCMNPRVMLFDEVTAALDPEMVKEVLQVIQGLAREGMTLLIVTHEMAFARAVADRIVFMDAGRILEQTPPEIFFTNPQTARAQQFLEKFSFVATLPKTNPTKELEPL; this is encoded by the coding sequence ATGAGCGCATTGATCGAGTTTCACGGTTTCAACAAATTCTACGGCGAGCAGCAGGTGCTCAACGGCATCGACCTGCAGGTGAAGTCGGGCGAAGTGATCGTCATCCTCGGCCCCAGCGGCTGCGGTAAAAGCACACTGCTGCGCTGCCTTAATGGTCTAGAGGTTGCTCACAGCGGCAGCCTGAAGTTTGCCGGTCGCGAGTTGCTCGACACGGCCACCGACTGGCGCGAAGTGCGTCAGCAGATCGGCATGGTCTTTCAGAGTTATCACCTGTTCCCGCACATGAGCGTGCTCGACAATTTGTTGCTAGGCCCGCTGAAAGTGCAGAAGCGCCAACGCCGCGAAGCGCAGCAGCAAGCCGAAGCCCTGCTCGAACGCGTGGGCCTGGCGGACAAGCGCGATGCGTATCCAAGGCAGCTCTCCGGTGGCCAGCAGCAACGCATCGCCATCGTCCGTTCGTTGTGCATGAACCCACGGGTCATGCTTTTCGACGAAGTCACGGCGGCCCTCGACCCGGAGATGGTCAAGGAAGTATTGCAAGTGATTCAGGGCCTGGCCCGCGAAGGCATGACCCTGCTGATCGTCACCCACGAAATGGCCTTCGCCCGCGCGGTGGCCGACCGCATCGTGTTCATGGATGCCGGACGCATCCTTGAACAGACCCCGCCCGAGATTTTCTTTACGAACCCGCAAACCGCACGCGCGCAGCAGTTTCTGGAGAAGTTCTCCTTCGTTGCAACACTGCCAAAAACGAATCCGACAAAGGAACTGGAACCGCTATGA
- a CDS encoding transporter substrate-binding domain-containing protein: MKTAKSSLFVLPLLGLALLAGCNKTEEPAKPKVASESTAPAGYLDKIKARDKLIVGVFTDKPPFGFVDEAGRYVGFDTDIGRQFAKDLLGDENKVEFVAVEPASRIPFLQSDKVDLILANMTVTPERKEAVEFTNPNLKVAVQALVPQNSSVKNLDDLATRTTIVTTGTTADIWLTKNHPDWKLLKFEKNSESLQALANGRGDAYAQDNLVLFSWAKQNPGYRVLDEKLGAEAPIAPAVKKGNVELRDWVNTELAKLGEEKYLLKLYDQYVRKELSDDTKPESVIVEGGKWQG, from the coding sequence ATGAAAACTGCCAAGTCATCCCTGTTTGTACTGCCGCTGCTCGGCCTCGCCCTGCTGGCTGGCTGCAACAAGACCGAAGAGCCGGCCAAGCCGAAAGTCGCCAGTGAAAGCACTGCGCCGGCCGGTTATCTGGACAAGATCAAGGCCCGCGACAAACTCATCGTCGGCGTCTTCACCGACAAGCCGCCATTCGGTTTCGTCGATGAAGCGGGGCGCTACGTCGGTTTCGATACCGACATCGGCCGTCAATTCGCCAAGGATCTGTTGGGCGACGAGAACAAGGTCGAATTCGTCGCGGTGGAACCTGCCAGCCGCATTCCGTTCCTGCAAAGCGACAAGGTCGATCTGATCCTCGCCAACATGACCGTGACCCCGGAGCGCAAGGAGGCGGTGGAGTTCACCAACCCGAACCTCAAGGTCGCCGTGCAGGCACTGGTGCCGCAGAACAGCTCGGTGAAAAACCTCGATGATCTGGCAACCCGCACCACCATCGTCACCACCGGCACCACGGCCGACATCTGGCTGACCAAGAATCACCCGGACTGGAAACTGCTGAAATTCGAGAAAAACTCGGAGTCGCTGCAAGCCCTGGCCAATGGTCGCGGCGATGCCTACGCGCAGGACAATCTGGTGCTGTTCAGCTGGGCCAAACAGAACCCGGGTTACCGCGTGCTGGATGAAAAGCTCGGGGCCGAAGCGCCGATTGCGCCGGCAGTGAAGAAGGGCAACGTCGAACTGCGTGACTGGGTGAATACCGAGTTGGCCAAGCTCGGTGAGGAGAAGTATCTACTCAAGCTGTACGACCAATATGTGCGTAAAGAGCTGAGCGATGACACCAAGCCTGAGAGCGTGATTGTTGAGGGTGGCAAGTGGCAGGGGTGA
- a CDS encoding AAA family ATPase, whose translation MLKTLAVANYRSINKLVIPLGRLNLITGPNGSGKSNLYRALRLLAETAQGGVVNALAREGGLDSTFWAGPETISRRMRNGEVAIEPTVRQGVKRLRLGFAGEDFSYSIALGLPEPSHSFFSLDPEIKKECIWAGPFYRPASLLVDRDGPMIRAREGRSWDVLAQHTPNFDSLFDQVGSLRSSPEVFQMREFIRRWRFYDHFRSDTDAPVRQPQLGTRTPVLHHDGRDLAAALQTIREIGDPDALQAAISDAFPGARLNIAPLAGGRFAIEFYQEGLLRALSAAELSDGTLRYLLLIAALLTPRPPSLMVLNEPETSLHPDLLPALARLIMRASEECQVWVVSHARRLISALQEDPECNCIVLEKTLGQTGIVGQRVLDEPAWHWPD comes from the coding sequence ATGCTCAAGACCCTCGCGGTGGCCAATTACCGCTCGATCAATAAATTGGTAATCCCGCTGGGTCGGCTGAATCTGATCACCGGCCCCAACGGCAGTGGCAAATCCAACCTCTACCGCGCCTTGCGTCTGTTGGCCGAGACCGCGCAGGGCGGCGTGGTCAATGCGCTGGCCCGTGAGGGCGGGCTGGACTCGACGTTCTGGGCCGGTCCGGAAACCATCAGCCGACGCATGCGCAACGGCGAAGTGGCGATCGAGCCAACCGTGCGTCAAGGCGTGAAGCGTCTGCGTCTGGGGTTTGCCGGGGAGGATTTCAGTTATTCAATCGCCCTGGGCTTGCCCGAGCCCAGCCACTCGTTTTTTTCCCTCGACCCGGAAATCAAAAAGGAATGCATCTGGGCCGGGCCGTTCTATCGCCCGGCCAGCCTGTTGGTGGATCGCGACGGGCCGATGATCCGCGCTCGCGAAGGCCGCAGCTGGGATGTGCTGGCGCAACACACGCCGAATTTCGACAGCCTGTTCGATCAGGTCGGCAGCCTGCGCAGCTCGCCGGAAGTGTTCCAGATGCGCGAGTTCATCCGCCGCTGGCGCTTCTACGATCACTTTCGCAGCGACACCGATGCCCCGGTGCGTCAGCCACAACTGGGCACGCGCACGCCGGTTTTGCATCACGATGGGCGGGACCTGGCGGCGGCGTTGCAGACGATCCGCGAAATCGGCGACCCGGATGCTTTGCAGGCGGCGATCAGCGACGCGTTTCCCGGCGCACGACTGAACATCGCGCCGCTGGCCGGTGGACGCTTTGCCATCGAGTTTTATCAGGAAGGGCTGTTGCGGGCGTTGTCCGCCGCCGAGTTGTCGGACGGGACCTTGCGTTATCTGCTGCTGATTGCTGCGTTGCTGACGCCACGGCCACCGTCACTGATGGTGCTGAACGAGCCGGAAACCAGTCTGCATCCAGACCTGTTGCCGGCGCTGGCGCGGTTGATCATGCGCGCCTCGGAGGAATGTCAGGTGTGGGTGGTGTCCCACGCGCGGCGATTGATTTCGGCGTTGCAGGAAGACCCCGAGTGCAATTGCATCGTGCTGGAGAAAACGCTGGGGCAGACCGGGATTGTCGGGCAGCGGGTGCTGGATGAGCCGGCGTGGCATTGGCCTGACTAA
- a CDS encoding efflux RND transporter periplasmic adaptor subunit, with translation MASPGLKTAVMLSLFTLLTACGEKKAPQEYLPRVFVQEVKPADYAAAVTLTGDVQARVQTELSFRVGGKIIQRMVDVGDRVTARQVLAKLDPKDLQTNVDSAQAQVVAEQARVKQTAAAFVRQQKLLPKGYTSQSEYDSAQAALRSSQSALSAAQAQLANAKDQLSYTSLIADAPGIITERQAEVGQVVQATAPMFKLARDGDRDAVFNVYESLLAERPSDRSIVVSLLDNPNIKTTGTVREVTPAVSAQSGTVQVKVTLDKLPPGMQLGSVVSATAKGSGKSAVELPWSALTKNISDPAVWMVDEQGLAQLHTVTVGRYLTGKVIISEGLKGGEKVIVAGGQLLHPGMKVEIAENTYKDLQPGAQP, from the coding sequence ATGGCGAGTCCCGGTTTGAAAACAGCGGTCATGCTGAGTCTGTTCACATTGCTGACCGCGTGCGGGGAGAAAAAAGCGCCGCAGGAATACCTGCCACGCGTCTTCGTGCAAGAGGTCAAACCCGCGGACTACGCGGCTGCCGTGACCCTCACCGGCGATGTGCAGGCGCGTGTGCAGACCGAGTTGTCGTTCCGCGTCGGCGGCAAGATCATCCAGCGCATGGTCGATGTCGGTGACCGGGTGACGGCCAGACAAGTGCTGGCCAAACTCGATCCCAAGGACTTGCAGACCAACGTCGACTCGGCGCAGGCCCAAGTGGTCGCCGAACAGGCGCGGGTCAAGCAGACCGCTGCGGCATTCGTGCGTCAGCAAAAACTGTTGCCCAAGGGTTACACCAGCCAAAGCGAATACGATTCCGCGCAGGCGGCGTTGCGCAGCAGCCAGAGCGCGTTGAGCGCGGCGCAGGCGCAACTGGCCAATGCCAAGGATCAACTGAGTTACACCTCGTTGATTGCCGACGCCCCCGGGATCATCACCGAGCGCCAGGCCGAGGTCGGCCAAGTGGTGCAGGCCACGGCGCCGATGTTCAAACTGGCCCGTGACGGTGACCGCGACGCGGTCTTCAATGTGTACGAATCGCTGTTGGCCGAGCGGCCGTCGGATCGCTCGATTGTGGTCAGCCTGCTCGACAATCCCAATATCAAAACCACCGGCACCGTGCGAGAAGTCACCCCGGCGGTGTCGGCGCAGTCCGGCACCGTGCAAGTCAAAGTCACCCTCGACAAACTGCCGCCGGGCATGCAGCTCGGCTCGGTGGTCAGCGCCACCGCCAAAGGCTCCGGCAAATCGGCGGTCGAGCTGCCTTGGTCGGCGCTGACCAAAAACATCAGCGACCCCGCCGTGTGGATGGTCGACGAGCAAGGGCTGGCGCAATTGCACACGGTCACGGTCGGCCGTTACCTGACCGGCAAAGTGATCATCAGCGAAGGCCTCAAGGGCGGCGAGAAAGTCATCGTTGCCGGCGGACAGTTGTTGCACCCCGGCATGAAAGTCGAGATTGCCGAAAACACCTATAAGGATCTGCAACCGGGAGCACAGCCATGA